CTTCAGCGCTACGCAAACGCCCAGCATCGCTGGGCGTCACGAAAAGCATGGCAAATCAAAACAAGCACTATCACTATCACTAACGGTAGAGCAACCAGTGCGCAATAACCGCGGCAAAACCAATGACCATCGCCGTCACCACCGCAACAGTCACTATCCGGTCAAGCCAGCGATCAAAGGCTATTCCTCTAGACAAGGCAGGCCGTTTAGCCTGCCTTCTCGTCGCCCCGTGGCGTCCTTGCCGAGCCATTAGCATATTTGCTGCATGTGGGTTTGCTCCTGAATAGCTCGCGCTTTAAACGCTAGCTCCCGCAATAGAAAGCTTTCTTATCTCTATTGATGCTGACTATTTAATGCGTCGATTAATCACGTTGGGCGCGCGACGCAGTCGCTCTTCTTCACCCAGTAGCTCCGCTTCAAAGGCATCGGCACCTACTGGCGTATCACCATGGCGACGGTATAGCTGCGTTAGCATGGCTTTACGATCTGCGCGCAGCTCTTTCACCAATACGAAGATCATCATATACAAAATAAAGGTGAACGGCAGCGCTGACAGCACCGCGGCCGATTGAAGCCCGGCTAACCCTCCCGACGCTATCAAGGTGAAACAGATAGCGGCAATCAGCACACCCCAAACAACGCGTTTGTACAACGGCGGATTAATGGAACCATTATCCGTCATTTGCGCCACAATATACGAGGCCGAATCAGCCGACGTGACCAAGAAAATAAAGATTAGCATCATCGCAACAACGGAAAGCACACCGGAAAATGGCATTAAATCAAACATTTCGAACAGTGCGGCGGTGATATTGTTCTGCGTCGCTGCGGCTAGGCCGATATTGGTACCATTAAGCTCCATATGCAGCGCCGCACCGCCAAATACGCCAATCCATAAACAGGCCAGCAGCGGCGGCACTAGCAGCACCCCAAACACATACTCTTTGATAGTACGACCACGGGATACACGAGCAACAAAGGTTCCCACAAAGGGCGACCAGGCAATAACCCATGCCCAGTAGAAAATTGTCCAAGTGCTGGCCCACTCATTATCGCTATAGGGGGAAATTCGCAGGCTCATGCCGATAAAATTCTGCAGGTAATCACCGATACCCACGGTAATCGTTTCCAATATCGCAAGCGTAGGGCCAGTAATGAGCACATACAGCATCAACCCGATGCACAAGATCATATTGAGGTTAGAGAGGCGCTTAATGCCCTTATCCAAACCCGACCAAGTGGATGCCATATAGGCGCAGAACATAACGAAGAGAATAATAAACTGCCATAAGCCGTTTTCAGGCAGGCCAAAGACGGCGTTTAAGCCACCGTTCATCTGCAGCACGCCTAGCCCCAGCGAAGTAGCAACGCCCATTACCGTAGCAACCACCGCAAACACGTCTAGCCATGAGGCATAGGGGCGTATCTTAGGATTTTTAGCGGTGACCGACGAAAGCACAGAAGAGACAAGGCCGGCCTGCCCTTTACGAAACTGAAAGTAGGCGATGATCAAACCCACGATCGAGAACGCCGCCCACTGATGGATCCCCCAGTTAAAATAGCTGTACTGGATGGCGTAACGCGCCGCGGCTTCGGTCTCAGCGGGGACATCGCCATAGGGCGGTTCAATATAGTGAGACATTGGCTCGGCCATACCATAAAAAACCAGACCTACGCCAAACCCCGCAGCCAGCAGCATGCTAATCCATGAGAAAAAGCTATAGCTGGGTCGACTGTCCTGCGGCCCTAAGCGAACCTTGCCATATTTACTCAGCGCCAAGCCGAATAAAAAAATCACAAAACCGAAGACAGAAAATAAGTAAAACCAGCCAAAAACCTCGGTAACCGTAGATAACGCCCCTTCTGCGAGGCTTGCAAAACCTTCAGGAAACGACGCTCCCACAATTACCAAGCCTAAGATAATCACCACCGATGCGATGAAAACCGACTTGCCTCCATGATTGGCCATATAACCTTCCTGTTAGATGAGCATTGTGCACCAAGTGAGTGCGTGTACAGCTTAATGCTAACATTTTAGGATTGCAGGCGCATTTCAAGGCAAGGCAAGCGAAAATCATCCCCATAACAAGATAATCAGCAATT
This DNA window, taken from Vreelandella profundi, encodes the following:
- a CDS encoding BCCT family transporter, whose amino-acid sequence is MANHGGKSVFIASVVIILGLVIVGASFPEGFASLAEGALSTVTEVFGWFYLFSVFGFVIFLFGLALSKYGKVRLGPQDSRPSYSFFSWISMLLAAGFGVGLVFYGMAEPMSHYIEPPYGDVPAETEAAARYAIQYSYFNWGIHQWAAFSIVGLIIAYFQFRKGQAGLVSSVLSSVTAKNPKIRPYASWLDVFAVVATVMGVATSLGLGVLQMNGGLNAVFGLPENGLWQFIILFVMFCAYMASTWSGLDKGIKRLSNLNMILCIGLMLYVLITGPTLAILETITVGIGDYLQNFIGMSLRISPYSDNEWASTWTIFYWAWVIAWSPFVGTFVARVSRGRTIKEYVFGVLLVPPLLACLWIGVFGGAALHMELNGTNIGLAAATQNNITAALFEMFDLMPFSGVLSVVAMMLIFIFLVTSADSASYIVAQMTDNGSINPPLYKRVVWGVLIAAICFTLIASGGLAGLQSAAVLSALPFTFILYMMIFVLVKELRADRKAMLTQLYRRHGDTPVGADAFEAELLGEEERLRRAPNVINRRIK